Proteins found in one Saccharopolyspora phatthalungensis genomic segment:
- a CDS encoding N,N-dimethylformamidase beta subunit family domain-containing protein: protein MKVIGYSDELSVFPGELVNFFVSCDAESYHADIVKLIHGDTNPDGPGFKVEPVRTDIDTDYEGRVQRVYSGSHVIVDDHPRLRLPVFTLQVLICPTMPTKTEGYWRPGPQGLLTKWDASREAGYGLFIGEDGCLEAWLGDGPGNVHRISSGKPLLAGCWYLASMSVENGTVTLNQEPIVTPTNGRFALASSLQSTTALVMEHSTVRVPNDVDVPLVMAGYVEQLTDEPIGVAVAGGYNGKLDRPRVHAAALPREQIVSQIDNPHGPALVAAWNFQEEITRQGIRETRRITDVSANQLHGRTVNVPTRAVTGYNWRAKEQNFIHATDQYGAIHFHDDDLDDARWAVDFTLKVPDDLPSGLYAARLRADADTDYVPFYVRPLPGREKRICFLVPTASYLAYANDHVTLTAPLAQLFVARAPALQEGNIVLSEHREFGLSTYDVHSDGSGVAYSSRLRPILNMRPGFRHWLSPSLWQFNADLHLIDWLTTLGYEFDVITDQDLHHEGVDVLRPYRVVLTGSHPEYYSEQMLDHLHAYTEGGGRLMYLGANGFYWVINFDPENKNVIEVRKGHGSNAWRCRPGEFHLSFTGEYGTLWRHRGRAPQRLAGVGFGAEGFDVSSYYRRTEDGRSDQLNWMFDGIAPDEKLGDFGLVGDGAAGLELDIYDAALGSPPEALIAANSEGHTDIYLEVLEELFFNVPGSGGTQNGRVRGDIVYFPTANGGAVWSASSIAYCGSLSHNNYDNNISKLTKNVLDRFASDGPPPPGAQRQATTAANTEDTVEPLLDGVG from the coding sequence ATGAAGGTCATCGGCTACAGCGACGAGCTGAGCGTGTTCCCCGGCGAGCTCGTGAACTTCTTCGTCAGCTGTGACGCGGAGAGCTATCACGCCGACATCGTGAAGCTTATTCACGGCGACACGAACCCCGACGGCCCGGGCTTCAAGGTCGAACCGGTCCGCACCGACATCGACACCGACTACGAGGGCCGGGTGCAGCGCGTCTACTCCGGTTCCCATGTGATCGTCGACGATCATCCGCGCCTGCGTCTCCCCGTTTTCACGCTGCAGGTGCTGATCTGCCCGACGATGCCGACGAAGACCGAGGGCTACTGGCGGCCGGGCCCGCAAGGGCTGCTGACGAAGTGGGACGCTTCCAGGGAAGCGGGGTACGGCCTGTTCATCGGGGAGGACGGGTGCCTCGAAGCCTGGCTGGGCGATGGGCCGGGAAACGTCCACCGCATTTCCTCCGGAAAACCGTTGCTGGCCGGATGTTGGTACCTCGCCTCGATGTCCGTGGAAAATGGCACCGTCACGCTCAACCAGGAGCCGATCGTCACGCCGACGAACGGGCGCTTCGCGCTGGCGAGCTCCTTGCAGTCGACTACCGCGCTCGTGATGGAGCACAGCACCGTGCGCGTGCCGAACGACGTCGACGTGCCGTTGGTGATGGCCGGTTATGTCGAGCAGTTGACCGACGAGCCGATCGGAGTGGCGGTAGCCGGTGGCTACAACGGCAAGCTCGACCGGCCGCGGGTGCATGCGGCGGCGCTGCCGCGCGAGCAAATCGTTTCACAGATCGACAATCCGCACGGTCCGGCGCTGGTCGCCGCGTGGAACTTCCAGGAGGAGATCACCCGGCAGGGCATCCGCGAGACCCGCCGGATCACCGATGTGTCGGCGAACCAGCTGCACGGCCGCACGGTCAACGTGCCGACCCGGGCGGTGACCGGCTACAACTGGCGGGCCAAGGAGCAGAACTTCATCCATGCCACGGACCAGTACGGCGCGATCCACTTTCATGATGACGATCTCGACGACGCGCGCTGGGCGGTCGACTTCACGCTGAAGGTCCCCGACGATCTCCCCTCCGGTCTGTATGCCGCGCGGCTGCGCGCCGACGCCGACACCGACTACGTGCCGTTCTACGTTCGCCCGCTCCCCGGGCGGGAAAAACGCATCTGCTTCCTCGTGCCGACCGCCAGCTACCTGGCCTACGCCAATGATCATGTGACGTTGACGGCGCCGCTGGCACAACTTTTCGTGGCGCGGGCACCGGCGCTGCAAGAAGGCAACATCGTCCTGTCCGAGCATCGCGAGTTCGGCCTTTCCACCTATGACGTGCACAGCGACGGATCCGGGGTGGCGTACTCCTCGCGGCTGCGGCCGATTCTGAACATGCGCCCGGGCTTCCGGCACTGGCTGTCGCCGTCGCTGTGGCAGTTCAACGCCGACCTCCACCTGATCGATTGGCTCACGACCCTGGGCTACGAGTTCGACGTGATCACCGACCAGGACCTGCACCACGAGGGCGTCGACGTGCTGCGGCCGTACCGCGTGGTGCTCACCGGCTCGCACCCCGAGTACTACTCCGAGCAGATGCTCGACCACCTGCACGCCTACACCGAAGGCGGCGGGCGGCTCATGTACCTGGGCGCCAACGGTTTCTACTGGGTCATCAACTTCGACCCGGAGAACAAGAACGTCATTGAGGTGCGCAAGGGCCACGGCTCCAACGCATGGCGCTGCCGCCCCGGTGAATTCCACCTCTCCTTCACCGGGGAATACGGCACACTTTGGCGCCATCGCGGCCGCGCGCCGCAACGGCTGGCAGGGGTCGGCTTCGGTGCCGAAGGCTTTGACGTCTCGTCCTACTACCGCCGCACCGAAGATGGCCGCAGCGACCAACTGAACTGGATGTTCGACGGGATCGCACCCGACGAAAAGTTAGGAGACTTCGGCCTCGTCGGCGACGGCGCGGCAGGACTCGAACTCGACATCTATGACGCGGCGCTCGGATCACCGCCGGAGGCGCTGATCGCGGCGAACTCGGAAGGTCACACCGACATCTACCTCGAAGTGCTCGAAGAGCTCTTCTTCAACGTCCCCGGCTCGGGCGGAACGCAGAACGGTCGCGTTCGCGGCGACATCGTCTACTTCCCCACCGCCAACGGCGGCGCGGTGTGGTCGGCGAGCTCGATCGCCTACTGCGGTTCGCTCTCCCACAACAACTACGACAACAACATCTCCAAGCTCACCAAGAACGTGCTCGACCGCTTCGCCTCCGACGGGCCGCCGCCCCCGGGCGCGCAGCGACAAGCCACCACCGCAGCCAACACGGAAGACACAGTCGAACCTCTCCTCGACGGAGTCGGCTGA
- a CDS encoding 5-formyltetrahydrofolate cyclo-ligase: MNVDQAKQAIRERVWALLESGLAAPAGVHGRIPSFFGADRAAERLAELPEWQAAKVVKAVPDKAQQPVRARALREGKLVYMAVPKLAEPKPFSLLAPAELSVPADEAASKNVAAKIGRKVDVDEMKPVDLIVCGSVAVNRRGVRLGKGAGYSDIEVALLQEAGLIGPETTIVTTVHPLQVIEDELPETDHDFSVDVIVTPDFVIRCPDPRRPQGLLWDDLPPEKIARIPVLEARHKNIR, from the coding sequence GTGAACGTCGATCAGGCGAAGCAGGCAATTCGTGAGCGGGTGTGGGCGCTGCTGGAGTCTGGTCTGGCCGCCCCCGCTGGCGTCCACGGCCGCATCCCGTCGTTCTTCGGAGCCGATCGAGCCGCCGAGCGGCTGGCCGAACTGCCCGAGTGGCAGGCCGCCAAGGTGGTGAAGGCCGTACCGGACAAGGCCCAGCAACCCGTCCGTGCCCGTGCTCTCCGAGAGGGCAAGCTCGTATACATGGCGGTGCCGAAGCTGGCCGAGCCGAAACCTTTCTCGCTGCTCGCCCCGGCTGAGCTGTCAGTGCCCGCCGACGAGGCCGCCAGTAAGAACGTCGCTGCGAAGATCGGCCGTAAAGTGGATGTGGACGAGATGAAACCGGTCGACCTGATTGTCTGCGGCAGCGTGGCCGTTAACCGGCGCGGGGTCCGGCTGGGCAAAGGCGCGGGTTACTCGGACATCGAGGTGGCCTTGCTTCAGGAGGCGGGGCTGATCGGGCCGGAGACGACGATCGTGACTACTGTGCACCCCCTTCAGGTCATTGAGGACGAGCTTCCCGAGACCGACCACGACTTCAGCGTGGATGTGATCGTGACGCCCGACTTCGTCATCCGCTGCCCGGATCCGAGGCGACCGCAGGGACTTCTGTGGGACGACCTGCCGCCCGAGAAGATCGCGAGAATCCCGGTGCTGGAAGCTCGCCACAAGAACATCAGATAG
- a CDS encoding helix-turn-helix transcriptional regulator translates to MSAVESTELAKFLRTCRARVSPEELALGRESSRRRVPGLRREELAQLAGVSVDYYTRLEQGRSRSASADVLDALATALRLNEAERQHLMDLGRPEPARRKRRARPQRVEPATLRLIEMLDELHSPAFVLGRRLDVLAHNRLAGALITEFRALPAAERNQARFVFFDPHARELYQDWAAVAADTVAMLRLDAGRYPDDPQLSALIGDLFIHSAEFRKWWSDHKVHRRTTGSKGYHHPLVGDLTVQYQALHPAGDPDQILFVYTTEPGSPSDTSMRLLANWNSTENQEREPNVR, encoded by the coding sequence ATGAGCGCCGTGGAGAGCACTGAGCTGGCGAAGTTCCTGCGAACCTGCCGGGCCCGGGTGAGTCCGGAGGAGCTGGCGCTGGGCCGCGAATCCTCCCGCCGTCGGGTCCCCGGACTGAGGCGCGAAGAGCTCGCGCAGCTCGCTGGGGTGAGCGTGGACTACTACACGCGGCTGGAACAGGGCCGCAGCCGCAGCGCCTCGGCCGACGTGCTGGACGCGCTGGCCACCGCTCTGAGGCTCAACGAGGCCGAGCGCCAGCACCTGATGGACCTGGGTCGGCCGGAGCCGGCCCGGCGCAAGCGCCGCGCACGCCCCCAGCGCGTGGAACCCGCGACCCTGCGACTGATCGAAATGCTCGACGAGCTGCACTCCCCGGCGTTCGTCCTCGGACGGCGGCTCGATGTCTTGGCGCACAACCGGCTCGCCGGTGCGCTGATCACCGAGTTCCGGGCGCTGCCGGCGGCCGAGCGAAACCAGGCGCGGTTCGTGTTCTTCGATCCGCATGCTCGCGAGCTCTACCAGGACTGGGCGGCGGTCGCCGCCGACACGGTGGCGATGCTGCGACTCGACGCCGGCCGCTACCCGGACGATCCGCAGCTGTCGGCGCTGATCGGCGACCTGTTCATCCACTCGGCGGAGTTCCGGAAGTGGTGGTCCGACCACAAGGTGCACCGGCGCACCACCGGGTCGAAGGGCTACCACCATCCCCTCGTCGGCGACCTGACCGTGCAGTACCAGGCATTGCATCCGGCCGGGGATCCCGACCAGATCTTGTTCGTCTACACCACGGAACCCGGTTCGCCCTCGGACACCTCGATGCGCCTGCTGGCGAACTGGAACAGCACCGAAAACCAGGAACGCGAACCGAACGTGCGCTGA
- a CDS encoding CaiB/BaiF CoA transferase family protein has translation MGPLHGLRVVEFAGLGPAPFAAMMLADCGADIVRIDRPGSESDGGILERGRPTTRLDLKSESGRARAHELIAAADVLLEGFRPGVMERLGLGPDACLEINPRLIYGRMTGWGQTGPMSAKAGHDINYLALTGALRSIARRGEAPVPPLNLVGDYGGGGMLLAFGVLAALHDRHINGRGQVVDAAMVDGISLLMSGIWNRVAAGRWQPEPGTNDIDTGAPFYDVYQTADGGYLAVGSMEPQFYDRLVGALGLDPAQLPEQWDRASWPATKKLFAEVFATRTRAEWTAVFEPLDACVTPVLSMAEAAADPHVVTRGTLRVNKGRVEPAPAPRFGRITPE, from the coding sequence ATGGGTCCCTTGCATGGACTGCGCGTCGTGGAGTTCGCCGGACTCGGCCCGGCCCCGTTCGCCGCGATGATGCTCGCCGACTGCGGCGCCGACATCGTGCGGATCGACCGGCCCGGGTCCGAATCCGACGGCGGCATCCTCGAACGCGGACGCCCCACCACCCGCCTCGATCTCAAGTCGGAGTCCGGGCGCGCCCGCGCGCACGAGCTCATTGCGGCGGCCGACGTGCTGCTCGAAGGCTTCCGTCCGGGGGTCATGGAGCGGCTCGGGCTGGGGCCCGACGCATGCCTGGAGATCAATCCGCGACTGATCTACGGGCGCATGACGGGTTGGGGACAGACCGGGCCGATGTCCGCCAAGGCCGGGCACGACATCAACTACCTCGCCCTTACCGGCGCGCTGCGTTCCATCGCCCGGAGGGGCGAAGCGCCGGTGCCGCCGCTGAACCTGGTCGGCGACTACGGCGGCGGTGGGATGCTGCTCGCCTTCGGTGTCCTGGCCGCCTTGCACGACCGCCACATCAACGGACGGGGCCAGGTCGTCGATGCCGCGATGGTCGATGGGATCAGCCTGCTGATGTCGGGAATCTGGAACCGGGTCGCGGCAGGGCGCTGGCAACCTGAGCCGGGAACCAACGACATCGACACCGGGGCCCCGTTCTACGACGTCTACCAGACCGCCGACGGCGGGTACCTGGCCGTGGGCAGCATGGAGCCCCAGTTCTACGACCGGCTGGTAGGTGCCCTCGGGCTGGATCCCGCGCAACTGCCCGAGCAATGGGACCGGGCTTCCTGGCCGGCCACCAAGAAACTGTTCGCCGAGGTCTTCGCCACCCGCACCCGGGCCGAGTGGACCGCCGTCTTCGAGCCACTCGACGCCTGCGTCACGCCGGTGCTGAGCATGGCCGAGGCGGCGGCCGACCCACACGTGGTGACACGCGGCACCCTGCGGGTCAACAAGGGCCGGGTGGAACCCGCCCCCGCGCCTCGCTTCGGCCGGATCACACCGGAGTAG
- a CDS encoding SDR family NAD(P)-dependent oxidoreductase: protein MRTALVTGGAGGIGHGVCERLARDVDVVVVADLDPHAAAAGLGPKARPMVLDVTSPASREAVAAACVEEFGAIDVLVNCAGVLEDARVGTLDPALFRRLLAINLLGPLALTRLLLGPMAQRNGGAVINVASRAWLGTFGSTAYSTAKGGLVGATRSLALEVARQGITVNCVAPGFVATRMTEGLPERIRQRTLDAIPVGRAGRPSDVADAVAYLSGASYVTGQVLVVCGGRSIGDPYRPPA, encoded by the coding sequence ATGAGAACCGCACTCGTCACCGGCGGAGCCGGGGGCATCGGGCATGGCGTCTGCGAGCGGCTGGCCCGGGACGTGGACGTCGTGGTCGTCGCCGACCTCGATCCCCATGCGGCGGCGGCCGGCCTCGGGCCCAAGGCCCGGCCGATGGTTCTCGACGTCACCTCGCCGGCCTCACGCGAGGCCGTCGCGGCGGCCTGCGTCGAGGAGTTCGGGGCGATCGACGTCCTGGTGAATTGCGCCGGCGTGCTGGAAGACGCCCGCGTTGGCACCCTCGACCCCGCCCTGTTCCGCCGCCTGCTCGCGATCAATCTGCTCGGGCCGCTCGCCCTCACCCGGCTGCTGCTCGGGCCGATGGCGCAGCGCAATGGGGGAGCGGTGATCAACGTCGCCTCGCGCGCGTGGCTGGGCACCTTCGGTTCCACCGCCTACTCGACCGCCAAGGGCGGGCTTGTCGGCGCCACCCGGTCGCTTGCCCTCGAAGTCGCGCGCCAGGGCATCACCGTCAATTGCGTGGCGCCGGGATTCGTGGCGACGCGGATGACCGAAGGCCTGCCGGAGCGCATCCGGCAGCGCACCCTCGACGCCATCCCGGTCGGCCGCGCCGGGCGGCCCAGCGACGTCGCGGACGCGGTGGCCTATCTCAGCGGCGCTTCCTACGTCACCGGCCAGGTGCTCGTGGTCTGCGGCGGCCGCAGCATCGGCGATCCCTACCGGCCCCCGGCGTGA